In Paludisphaera rhizosphaerae, one DNA window encodes the following:
- the devC gene encoding ABC transporter permease DevC — protein sequence MPIGGKVPLAWKNLTEHKFRLLASVAGVAFATTLMFMENGFRKAILDSMVNIIEHIDGQVVLVSRTLYTLSVPFSFPMERVVQAGGVEGVESVKPFYTVTRSSFWRNPATGVEERICVVGYAPEDDLLDLPELKETRELWSRPNTAMADELSREQQFGIFEKGQASELGGKRFEIVGTFSLGINVQTNGNLVVSDRNMMTAFPELDGPSLLDRKVQVGVVRTKPGYDPIRVRNALTAVMPPDVRVLTLDQFMERERDFWDKVAPIGTVFYIGVVMGFIVGSVICYQVLYSDVSDRLAEFATLKAIGYSNFDLFRVVLTQALYLALMGYAAGLAVSHFLFQGVHRMTGLPMDVQRNDPLVILLLTVLMCLGSGAYAARRLISADPAQLFA from the coding sequence ATGCCAATCGGCGGTAAAGTCCCCCTCGCCTGGAAGAACCTGACCGAGCACAAGTTCCGGCTGCTCGCGTCGGTGGCGGGGGTCGCCTTCGCGACGACGCTGATGTTCATGGAGAACGGCTTCCGCAAGGCGATCCTCGACAGCATGGTCAACATCATCGAGCACATCGACGGCCAGGTGGTTCTGGTCAGCCGAACGCTCTATACGCTGTCAGTCCCGTTCTCGTTCCCGATGGAGCGAGTCGTCCAGGCCGGCGGCGTGGAGGGGGTTGAGTCCGTAAAGCCCTTTTACACAGTCACGCGTTCCTCGTTCTGGCGGAATCCGGCGACCGGCGTGGAGGAGCGCATCTGCGTGGTCGGCTACGCGCCTGAGGACGACCTGCTGGACCTCCCCGAGTTGAAGGAGACGCGCGAGCTTTGGAGCCGTCCCAACACGGCGATGGCCGACGAGCTTTCGCGTGAGCAGCAGTTTGGGATTTTCGAGAAAGGGCAAGCCTCTGAACTAGGAGGCAAGCGGTTCGAGATCGTCGGCACCTTCTCGCTGGGGATCAACGTCCAGACCAACGGCAATCTCGTCGTCAGCGATCGAAACATGATGACAGCTTTTCCAGAGCTGGACGGGCCGTCGCTCCTCGATCGCAAGGTTCAGGTCGGGGTCGTCCGGACGAAACCGGGGTACGACCCGATCCGTGTCCGCAACGCGCTAACGGCCGTGATGCCTCCCGACGTCCGGGTGCTGACCCTTGACCAGTTCATGGAACGCGAGCGCGACTTCTGGGACAAGGTCGCGCCCATCGGGACGGTATTCTACATCGGCGTGGTGATGGGTTTCATCGTCGGCTCGGTGATCTGCTACCAGGTGCTTTACTCGGACGTCAGCGACCGGCTCGCGGAGTTCGCTACGCTCAAGGCGATCGGCTACTCGAACTTCGACCTTTTCCGCGTCGTGCTGACGCAGGCCCTCTACCTGGCGCTCATGGGATATGCGGCGGGATTGGCGGTGAGCCACTTCCTCTTCCAGGGCGTCCATCGCATGACCGGGCTGCCGATGGACGTGCAGAGAAACGATCCGCTCGTGATTTTGTTGCTGACGGTTCTGATGTGTCTGGGGTCGGGGGCCTATGCGGCGCGTCGGCTGATCTCGGCCGACCCGGCGCAGCTCTTCGCTTGA
- a CDS encoding ATP-binding cassette domain-containing protein, giving the protein MSSATLTTTLTRAVNLPAGSDVVIRAVGVNYAYGAGETRTQVLFDNHLEISRGEVVIMTGPSGSGKSTLLTLIGALRRMQEGYLEVLHKNLSKAGEAAQVDLRKDVGFIFQQHNLFTSLSALENVRMATALKPASIAAMNKRSTDMLTQLGLGERINHLPAELSGGQKQRVAIARALVNEPKLILADEPTASLDAQSSQVVLDLLRGLADGPTRTTVLLVTHDQRVIDKADRIVNMVGGRIVTNSLTKVAVRIVRALAASQILEGLSEATLSRVANYMTVETRRAGETIVNQGEECDRFYVIGSGVADSYKDGQFDEEKCYGESFGMISSYFKTTVPETVKARTDMELYVLDKDDFLHALADDQSFEARIRSFLAGAAPVVNAPTSP; this is encoded by the coding sequence ATGAGTTCGGCCACCCTGACGACGACTCTAACGAGAGCCGTAAACCTGCCGGCCGGAAGCGACGTCGTCATCCGCGCCGTGGGGGTCAACTACGCCTACGGCGCGGGCGAGACCCGAACCCAGGTGCTGTTCGACAACCACCTTGAAATCAGCCGCGGCGAGGTCGTTATCATGACCGGCCCGTCAGGGTCGGGGAAATCGACGCTGCTCACGCTGATCGGCGCCCTGCGGCGGATGCAGGAAGGCTACCTGGAAGTCCTCCACAAGAACCTCTCCAAGGCCGGCGAGGCGGCGCAGGTTGATCTGCGTAAGGACGTCGGGTTCATCTTCCAGCAGCACAATCTGTTCACGTCGCTCTCGGCGCTGGAAAACGTCCGGATGGCCACGGCGCTGAAGCCGGCTTCGATCGCCGCGATGAACAAGCGCAGCACCGACATGCTGACTCAGCTCGGCTTGGGCGAGCGGATCAACCATCTGCCGGCGGAGCTTTCCGGCGGCCAGAAGCAGCGGGTGGCGATCGCGCGTGCCCTCGTCAATGAGCCCAAGCTGATCCTGGCCGACGAGCCCACGGCGTCTCTCGACGCCCAGTCGAGCCAGGTCGTCCTCGACCTCCTGCGCGGCCTGGCCGACGGCCCGACCAGGACGACGGTTCTTCTGGTCACGCACGACCAGCGGGTCATCGACAAGGCCGACCGGATCGTCAACATGGTCGGCGGTCGGATCGTCACGAACTCGCTGACGAAGGTCGCCGTGCGGATCGTCCGGGCCCTGGCGGCCAGCCAGATCCTGGAGGGGCTCAGCGAGGCAACGCTCTCGCGAGTGGCGAACTACATGACCGTCGAAACCCGACGCGCCGGCGAGACGATCGTCAACCAGGGCGAAGAGTGCGACCGCTTCTACGTCATCGGCTCCGGCGTGGCGGACTCGTACAAGGACGGCCAGTTCGATGAGGAGAAATGCTACGGCGAGAGCTTCGGCATGATCTCCTCCTACTTCAAGACGACCGTCCCCGAGACCGTCAAGGCCCGCACCGACATGGAGCTTTACGTCCTGGACAAGGACGACTTTCTCCACGCCCTCGCCGACGACCAGTCCTTCGAAGCCCGCATCCGCAGCTTCCTTGCGGGCGCCGCTCCCGTCGTCAACGCCCCGACCTCACCCTGA